AGGAAAAACGCCTTCTTACAGGAACTGTCTTATGCCTGTCGTCCCTGGGCAGTCGCCTTCACATTTCGGGCAATCCTCCCAAAAGGCAAAGAACGCCTTTCCGTGAGGCTCGTCTTGTGCTTGTCGGGGGTGGGTAAGGCGCTTGCGCTTTTCTGATGGGCATGAAGCAAAGGAGGGACAAAATGGCAGTAGCAAAACCATGGCTTAAGCAATATCCGGCAGAAATCCCCTCAACCTTGTCATATCCCAAACAGCCGGTACAAGATTATTTGAAAAATGCTGCAGATGAATTTCCGGAGAAAATAGCCATCCACTTTATGGGAAAGGAATTCACATATAAATATATATATGAATCTTCCCTGAAGCTTGCCGCCTATTTACAGAATCTTGGAATTGAAAAGGGAGACCGCGTCGCGATTATGCTTCCGAATACTCCTCAGTCCGTTATCAGCTATTATGGAATTCTGATGGCTGGCGGGGTTGTTGTCCAGACAAATCCGCTGTATATGGAACGGGAATTGGAATACCAAATGAAAGATTCAGGAGCAAAAGCAATTATTACAATGGATATCTTATTTCCGAAAGTAAGCAAAGTGGTGCCGCAGACAGAATTGAAGCATATAGTTGTAACCGCTGTCAAAGATGCTCTTCCATTCCCTAAAAATCTAATATATCCTTTTATCCAGAAAAAACAGTATGGCATTGTCGTAAATGTAAAACATGAAGGGCATAACCATTTGCTGACGGAGATTTTAAAGAGGCCGGCTGAACCGATGAAAATCCATGACTTCGATTTTGAAGAAGACTTGGCATTACTGCAATATACAGGCGGCACAACCGGTTTTCCAAAGGGTGTCATGCTTACGCACAGCAATCTGGTATCCAATACAGCCATGTGTAAAGCCTGGCTCTATAAGTGCAGACGCGGTGAGGAAACAGTGCTGGGCATACTTCCGTTCTTTCACGTGTATGGAATGACAACCGTTATGATCTTATCTGTTATGGATGCTCAAAAAATGGTCCTCCTTCCGAAATTTGATCCGGAAACGACCCTGAAAACTATTCATAAAGAGAGGCCGACCTTATTCCCTGGTGCCCCAACGATTTACATTGGGTTATTGAACCATCCGGATATAAAAAAATATGATTTATCTTCCATAGACTCTTGCATCAGCGGATCTGCTGCCCTGCCCGTTGAAGTCCAGCAGAAATTTGAAGAAATAACAGGAGGAAAGCTTGTCGAGGGGTATGGTTTGACGGAATCTTCACCTGTTACACATGCTAATTTCTTATGGGATCGCCCCCGTGTCAAAGGCAGTATAGGTGTCCCTTGGCCTGATACAGATGCAGCGATTTTTTCACTGGAAACGGGAGAAGCGCTTCCGGCAGGAGAAGTGGGCGAAATTGCAGTTAAAGGTCCTCAGGTAATGAAAGGCTATTGGAACCGCCCGGAAGAAACAGCACAGACTTTAAGAGATGGCTGGCTGCTTACAGGTGACCTGGGCTATATGGATGAGAATGGATACTTCTATGTAGTGGACAGGAAGAAAGATATGATTATTGCAGGGGGATTCAATATTTATCCCCGTGAAATAGAGGAAGTGCTATACGAGCATCCAGCCGTGCAGGAAGTGATTGCTGCAGGTATACCTGACCCATATCGCGGAGAAACAGTAAAAGCATATATTGTGCTGAAAGAGGGCAAAGAAGCAACGGAAGAAGAGCTGAATGAGTTTGCAAGAAAGCATCTTGCAGCATATAAGGTTCCAAGGCAATATGAATTCCGCAAGGAGCTTCCTAAGACAGCTGTTGGAAAAATACTGAGAAGGGCATTAGTAGATGAAGAAAAAAGAAATTTAAAGAAGAAGAGGAAAAGCGGGCTTAACTTCAGAGACCGATTTTCGATCGGCTCTTTATTTTTGCGCCATTAAGCTTGTCCAGACATAAAAGAAATGTAATAATAAAATATATTTCTAGGGATAATTTCTTGACACGAATGAATTGTCCTACTATTATAAAAATATGAATGATGATTCATTCATTTTAGATCGTTTTTTAAATTCAAAAATAAACGAAGCTGATTGGCCAATCCCGGCAGCAGGTATGGCATTACTCCAGCCCTGCTGCTCCTTAAAAATCTATGCACCTGTTTATTCTGAAAGGAGGGAACCTATTGAAAAAAACAAAGCCTAAATACCGGCAAATTATTGATGCGGCTGTAGTCGTGATCGCTGAAAATGGATATCACCAGGCCCAGGTATCAAAAATTGCCAAACAGGCTGGTGTCGCTGATGGCACCATATACTTATATTTCAAAAACAAAGAAGATATATTAATATCCCTCTTTCAGGATAAAATGGGCTACTTTGTTGAGAAAATTGAAGAAAAAATTGCAGGAAAAGAAAAAGCTGCAGAGAAACTATTAATGATGGTAGAATCACACTTTAGAATGCTCTCGGAAGACAGGCACCTGGCAATTGTAACCCAGCTCGAATTGAGGCAGTCCAATAAAGACCTTCGCCATAAAATTAATGAGGTGCTCAAAGGATATCTTGCTTTAGTGGAAAGGATTCTTGCTGATGGCAGGGAGAGCGGTGAGTTTCCAGCTGATCTGGACATTAGGCTGGCGCGCCAGATGATTTTTGGCACCATGGATGAAACAGTGACCACATGGGTAATGAATGAGCAAAAATATGATCTTACTGCATTGGCAGAGCCTGTTCATAAACTTTTGATCGGCGGGTGCGGAAAACTTTGAGGCAGATAAAGTGCTCCATAATATAGTCAGGAGGGATAAGATGGAATATCTAAAATGGTCCCATCAGGACTTTGTGGCGACGATTACTATTGAACGTCCGCCTGCGAATGCTCTTTCATCAGGTCTATTGAAAGAGCTTTCAGCTGTCCTGGATGAAGTTGAAAATAATGAGGAAATTAGGGTAATCCTTATTCATGGGGAGGGCAGATTCTTCTCAGCAGGCGCTGATATTAAAGAATTTACAACCATTGAAAGCGGTGAAGATTTTTCAAGCTTGGCGACTTATGGACAGGATCTCTTTGAGAGAATGGAAAAATTCCCTAAGCCAATTATTGCAGCGATTCATGGAGCGGCATTGGGCGGCGGTTTGGAGCTTGCCATGGGCTGTCATTTCCGTCTCGTAGCTGAAAACGCAAAGCTGGGTCTTCCAGAGCTTCAGCTTGGATTAATTCCTGGTTT
This window of the Cytobacillus pseudoceanisediminis genome carries:
- a CDS encoding long-chain-fatty-acid--CoA ligase gives rise to the protein MAVAKPWLKQYPAEIPSTLSYPKQPVQDYLKNAADEFPEKIAIHFMGKEFTYKYIYESSLKLAAYLQNLGIEKGDRVAIMLPNTPQSVISYYGILMAGGVVVQTNPLYMERELEYQMKDSGAKAIITMDILFPKVSKVVPQTELKHIVVTAVKDALPFPKNLIYPFIQKKQYGIVVNVKHEGHNHLLTEILKRPAEPMKIHDFDFEEDLALLQYTGGTTGFPKGVMLTHSNLVSNTAMCKAWLYKCRRGEETVLGILPFFHVYGMTTVMILSVMDAQKMVLLPKFDPETTLKTIHKERPTLFPGAPTIYIGLLNHPDIKKYDLSSIDSCISGSAALPVEVQQKFEEITGGKLVEGYGLTESSPVTHANFLWDRPRVKGSIGVPWPDTDAAIFSLETGEALPAGEVGEIAVKGPQVMKGYWNRPEETAQTLRDGWLLTGDLGYMDENGYFYVVDRKKDMIIAGGFNIYPREIEEVLYEHPAVQEVIAAGIPDPYRGETVKAYIVLKEGKEATEEELNEFARKHLAAYKVPRQYEFRKELPKTAVGKILRRALVDEEKRNLKKKRKSGLNFRDRFSIGSLFLRH
- a CDS encoding TetR/AcrR family transcriptional regulator produces the protein MKKTKPKYRQIIDAAVVVIAENGYHQAQVSKIAKQAGVADGTIYLYFKNKEDILISLFQDKMGYFVEKIEEKIAGKEKAAEKLLMMVESHFRMLSEDRHLAIVTQLELRQSNKDLRHKINEVLKGYLALVERILADGRESGEFPADLDIRLARQMIFGTMDETVTTWVMNEQKYDLTALAEPVHKLLIGGCGKL
- a CDS encoding enoyl-CoA hydratase, coding for MEYLKWSHQDFVATITIERPPANALSSGLLKELSAVLDEVENNEEIRVILIHGEGRFFSAGADIKEFTTIESGEDFSSLATYGQDLFERMEKFPKPIIAAIHGAALGGGLELAMGCHFRLVAENAKLGLPELQLGLIPGFAGTQRLPRYVGAARAAEMLFTSDPITGLEAVQYGLANHAYPEEQLLDNAYSMAKKIAKKSPGSIKAAIELLNYGKTGQFYEGVKKEAELFGEVFVSEDGKEGISAFIEKREPSFTGK